The following coding sequences lie in one Zingiber officinale cultivar Zhangliang chromosome 2B, Zo_v1.1, whole genome shotgun sequence genomic window:
- the LOC122045346 gene encoding NDR1/HIN1-like protein 6, protein MAEAKPTLKPVIHKPPGYRDPEAPPPTVPKAPPRRRPLPPSFRQPGKPLPRRHRSRRSCCCRLCCWASVVVLALAALIAVAAGLAYLWFQPRLPSFRLESLNATRLRVSSRPDGTFLDVSTSVGILVSNPNGKIVLEYGDWEARVRVADDDGDVDVGAAEIAGFEQGRRNRTVVRFKTAAKAMAVDEVAGGRIQAGFRRKEMKLGVNLRTRVGLRVGGSSTGKLPIRVACSPVSLRQGVSHGTLPLCRLYLFRWINLQKKGS, encoded by the coding sequence ATGGCGGAAGCGAAGCCTACCTTGAAGCCGGTGATCCACAAGCCGCCGGGTTATCGAGATCCGGAGGCGCCGCCCCCGACCGTTCCGAAGGCGCCTCCCAGGCGGCGACCGCTTCCGCCATCTTTCCGCCAGCCCGGGAAGCCACTCCCCCGCCGCCACCGCTCTCGGCGCTCCTGCTGCTGCCGCCTCTGCTGCTGGGCCTCCGTAGTTGTTCTCGCCTTGGCCGCCCTCATTGCGGTCGCCGCCGGGCTCGCCTACCTCTGGTTCCAGCCGCGGCTCCCCTCCTTCCGTCTCGAGTCGCTAAACGCCACACGCCTCCGAGTCTCCTCTCGGCCCGACGGCACATTCCTCGATGTCTCCACTTCCGTCGGGATCCTCGTTTCCAACCCCAACGGGAAGATTGTGCTCGAGTACGGGGACTGGGAGGCGCGGGTGAGGGTGGCGGACGATGATGGCGACGTGGATGTGGGAGCGGCGGAGATCGCAGGGTTCGAACAGGGTAGGAGAAATCGGACGGTGGTGCGCTTCAAGACGGCGGCCAAAGCGATGGCGGTGGACGAGGTTGCCGGCGGAAGGATCCAAGCGGGGTTcaggaggaaggagatgaagctcGGGGTGAATCTGAGAACTAGGGTGGGGCTTCGGGTGGGCGGTTCCAGCACCGGAAAGTTGCCGATCCGAGTGGCGTGCAGCCCGGTGAGCTTAAGGCAGGgggtgagccatgggacgctccCCTTGTGTCGCTTATACTTGTTTAGATG